The following are from one region of the Capsicum annuum cultivar UCD-10X-F1 chromosome 1, UCD10Xv1.1, whole genome shotgun sequence genome:
- the LOC107856193 gene encoding uncharacterized protein LOC107856193, protein MEQLVNFIIRPPRAEYDPKNDLLDEEFMLKGKWYQRKDLEVKNSRDEVLKCSHYIPLIRPEGKPLPCVVYCHGNSGCRADASEAAIILLPLNITVFTLDFSGSGLSGGEHVTLGWNEKDDLRAVVEYLRTDGNVSLIGLWGRSMGAVTSLMYGAEDPSIAGMVLDSPFSDLVDLMMELVDTYKIRLPKFTVKFAIQYMRRAVLKKAKFDITELNTIKVAKSCFVPVLLGHAVDDDFIQPHHSDRVFEAYMGDKNIIKFDGDHNSPRPQFYFDSISIFFNNVLQPPEDEAGAAFFDMPQDYFGKGSWSTVHELDFMDDVHNVAAAPTSSTEDVINQVRSKRPMSRTEVPSDISAHNQTEYQEEGTGTCSAPSSSKMISFEFSNGDPFGPNVPASIDDDDYVEYPLDNMADFPSNVDEEERMLMKAVLESLKDLEVKPPAEQVSSNAVKELPQTLQDTREESSTVKQCTPSKEISASAIVVNGHDSGAKVQVPDTEKVSVTPAKSISAVKEVECNGASHRETSVSNQSSSSIDPVDGTKATVTVVKNPTSNVMDGLRRRWDLNFFKNR, encoded by the exons ATGGAACAACTTGTCAACTTCATTATTCGACCCCCAAG GGCTGAGTATGATCCTAAAAATGATCTACTAGATGAAGAATTTATGCTTAAAGGGAAATGGTACCAAAGGAAGGATCTGGAG GTTAAAAATAGTAGGGATGAAGTTCTTAAATGTAGTCATTATATACCTCTTATTCGTCCAGAAGGAAAGCCACTGCCTTGTGTGGTTTACTGTCATGGAAACAG CGGGTGTAGAGCAGATGCCAGTGAAGCTGCTATTATATTATTGCCATTAAACATAACTGTTTTTACCCTCGACTTTTCTGGATCTGGACTTTCTGGAGGAGAGCACGTTACATTGGGGTGGAATGAA AAAGATGATCTCAGAGCTGTGGTTGAATATCTGCGGACAGATGGCAATGTTTCTTTGATTGGCTTGTGGGGCCGTTCAATGGGTGCTGTTACTAG CCTCATGTACGGTGCTGAGGATCCATCCATTGCTGGAATGGTTTTAGACAGTCCCTTCTCCGATTTGGTTGATTTGATGATGGAACTTGTAGACACTTACAAAATCCGACTCCCCAAGTTCACT GTAAAGTTTGCAATCCAATATATGCGTAGAGCCGTTTTGAAAAAGGCAAAGTTTGACATAACCGAGTTGAACACAATTAAG GTTGCAAAGTCATGCTTTGTCCCTGTTTTACTGGGCCATGCTGTCGATGATGATTTTATACAGCCCCATCATTCGGATCGTGTATTTGAAGCTTACATG GGAGACAAGAATATTATAAAATTTGACGGTGATCACAACTCTCCACGCCCACAGTTCTATTTTGATTCTATAAGTATCTTCTTCAACAATGTTTTGCAACCACCAGAGGATGAAGCTGGGGCTGCATTCTTTGACATGCCACAAGATTATTTTGGCAAG GGCAGTTGGAGTACAGTCCATGAACTGGACTTCATGGATGATGTCCACAATG TTGCAGCTGCACCGACTAGTAGCACTGAAGATGTAATAAATCAGGTTCGCTCCAAAAGACCCATGAGTCGGACAGAG GTCCCTTCTGACATATCTGCTCATAACCAGACTGAATACCAG GAAGAAGGTACTGGAACCTGCTCTGCCCCATCATCTTCAAAAATGATCAGCTTTGAATTTTCCAATGGGGACCCATTTGGTCCCAATGTTCCTGCATCAATAGATGATGATGACTATGTTGAATACCCACTTGATAATATGGCAGATTTTCCAAGTAATGTAGATGAAGAAGAAAGG ATGTTAATGAAAGCAGTACTTGAGTCTTTAAAGGACCTGGAGGTTAAACCTCCTGCTGAACAAGTGTCCTCAAATGCTGTCAAAGAACTTCCTCAAACTTTGCAGGACACTAGAGAGGAGTCGTCTACTGTAAAGCAATGTACCCCCTCAAAAGAAATTAGTGCTAGTGCAATAGTTGTTAATGGGCACGATTCAGGCGCCAAAGTCCAAGTTCCTGATACTGAAAAAGTATCAGTAACTCCAGCTAAAAGTATTTCAGCAGTTAAAGAAGTGGAATGCAATGGAGCTTCTCATCGTGAGACATCTGTCAGCAATCAAAGTTCGTCCAGTATTGACCCTGTTGATGGTACTAAAGCTACTGTTACTGTTGTAAAGAACCCAACAAGTAATGTCATGGATGGTTTGCGGCGTCGTTGGGATCTCAACTTCTTCAAAAACAGATAA